A portion of the Ammospiza nelsoni isolate bAmmNel1 chromosome 35, bAmmNel1.pri, whole genome shotgun sequence genome contains these proteins:
- the LOC132086060 gene encoding histone deacetylase 6-like, whose translation MRMRMRMKLRRRRMKSRRGRGTPRSRPRSPRAEPGWGWCTTPAWRSTGTPGTATTPSPRSGCPACCSGCRSWGWPSAASPCPPGPRASASCGRATRAPTCGPCPACPCCPLGSCGRCPSATPACSCARAPSAVPAWPRGGRAPPWAPSWGGRCARRWPCCAPQGTTPGRAPPGASASSTTRGVAARHAQSLAGTPLRVLILDWDIHHGNGTQEIFEEDPSVLYVSLHRHDGSFFPGGPGGSPWRRGRGPGRGFTLNVAWGGPRVGDPEYLAAMARLVLPVACQFGPELVLVSAGFDAGRGDPLGGCLVSPQTFGLMTHLLGGLAGGRLVLLLEGGYNLAVTAEGVGQCLGVLLGDPPTLPPPGSPQPAALRALGRSLRAQRGCWSCLRLPRVEPPPEAPKEGEGSDDVRAAADDVTGSPPLDAAIRRLGALQIGDGPGGGAKAGLGAESPPGPAPSAEAAAPPCWEEEEELEEGALFAVTPLQGCPHLGAVAPPPAGGALGTLLPPPCGVCGSRKENWLCLSCHQVLCGRYVGGHMLTHGGAQGHPLVLSLRDLGAWCYPCGGYVTHPVLLPTKTFIYRLKFGTDPPSSSL comes from the exons atgaggatgaggatgaggatgaagctgaggaggaggaggatgaagagcAGGAGGGGGAGGGGAACCCCCCGGAGCCGCCCCCGGAGCCCCCGAGCAGAGCCCGGGTGGGGCTGGTGTACGACCCCCGCATGGAGGAGCACAGGaacacctgggacag CCACCACCCCGAGTCCCCGCAGCGGCTGCCCCGCGTgctgcagcggctgcaggagctggggctggcccagCGCTGCCTCCCCGTGCCCGCCCGGCCCGCGAGCCAGCGCCAGCTGCGGGCGTGCCACAC GCGCTCCCACGTGCGGGCCCTGTCCcgcgtgtccctgctgtcccctcgGGAGCTGCGGGCGCTGTCCCAGCGCTACCCCAGCGTGTTCCTGTGCCCGCGCTCCTTCCGCTGTGCCCGCCTGGCCGCGGGGGGGGCGTGCGCCGCCGTGGGCGCCGTCATGGGGGGGCAG GTGCGCTCGGCGCTGGCCGTGCTGCGCCCCCCAGGGCACCACGCCCGGCCGGGCTCCGCCGGGGGCTTCTGCCTCTTCAACAACGCGGGGGGTGGCGGCGCGGCACGCGCAGAGCCTGGCGGGGACCCCCCTCAG GGTGCTGATCCTGGACTGGGACATTCACCACGGCAACGGCACCCAGGAGATCTTCGAGGAGGACCCCAG TGTCCTGTACGTGTCCCTGCACCGCCACGACGGCTCCTTCTTCCCGGGGGGCCCGGGGGGGTCCCCGTGGCGCCGGGGGAGGGGTCCCGGCCGCGGCTTCACCCTGAACGTGGCCTGGGGGGGGCCCCGCGTGGGGGACCCCGAGTACCTGGCGGCGATGGCGCGGCTGGTGCTGCCCGTGGCGTGCCAG TTCGGGCCGGAGCTGGTGCTGGTCTCGGCCGGCTTCGACGCGGGCCGGGGGGATCCCCTGGGGGGGTGCCTGGTGTCCCCCCAGACCTTCGGCCTCATGACCCACCTGCTGGGGGGGCTGGCGGGGGGGcgccttgtgctgctgctcgaG GGCGGCTACAACCTGGCGGTGACGGCCGAGGGGGtggggcagtgcctgggggTCCTGCTCGGGGACCCCCCCACGCTGCCGCCCCCCGGGAGCCCCCAGCCCGCGGCGCTGAGGGCGCTGGGCCGGAGCCTGCGGGCACAgcggggctgctggagctgcctgcgCCTGCCCCGCG TTGAGCCCCCCCCGGAGGCCCCCAAGGAGGGGGAGGGCAGCGATGACGTCAGAGCGGCCGCCGATGACGTCACGGGGTCTCCGCCCCTGGACGCCGCCATTCGCCGCCTGGGGGCGCTGCAGATCGGGGACGGCCCCGGGGGCGGGGCCAAGGCCGGGCTGGGGGCGGAGTCACCGCCAGGCCCCGCCCCCAGCGCTGAGGCCGCGGCCCCGCcctgctgggaggaggaggaggagctggaggag GGGGCGCTGTTCGCGGTCACGCCcctccagggctgtccccaccTGGGGGCCGtggccccgccccccgccgggGGGGCCCTGGGGACCCTCCTGCCCCCCCCGTGCGGGGTCTGCGGGAGCCGCAAGGAGAACTGGCTGTGCCTGAGCTGCCAccag GTGCTGTGCGGGCGCTACGTGGGGGGGCACATGCTGACCCACGGGGGGGCCCAGGGGCACCCGCTGGTGCTGAGCCTGCGCGACCTGGGGGCCTGGTGCTACCCCTGCGGGGGCTACGTCACACACCCG GTGCTGCTCCCCACCAAGACCTTCATCTACCGCCTCAAGTTCGGCACTGaccccccctcctcctccctgtga
- the LOC132086029 gene encoding spidroin-2-like has translation MAPPLTLARAPPGPGVITARLAPASRGAAGPRDAPPRAPLEPPRLPCVGVSDGGSAQGRAGRRLPQQGALFQARRRGRARGRRAGLEAELQQLDLGAEAAAPTGTGLVRDGGHGHGHGDGRPPGGPALRELFQRCVPVQCRPASDEELLLVHSPSFVAKLEPPESPGPGVWGPRGAVGGGAGAAGAAAGGGPCATGVALISPQDPQDPPPARGRGCQGGAETARGAAGSDRGLEPPARAEPGPDLPGGPQCSVLRGPAGPGAPPERRGRTRRGIQCGAALGTGHCHRWRFRCCCLQHPAAHRPAVPAPARPGRGFAGGFGGCPGGVPSRVLPAHPPALGPGPGAAAAAAAGGAGFGGVPGGGGGRAADPAGGPRGPPRAHRPHPQRPGQHCPHAERPAALLGLPAELR, from the exons ATGGCCCCGCCCCTTACTCTCGCTCGTGCCCCGCCTGGCCCTGGCGTCATCACGGCGCGCCTCGCGCCAGCGTCGCGCGGGGCTGCAG GCCCCCGCGATGCCCCCCCCCGCGCGCCGCTAGAGCCCCCCCGGCTGCCATG CGTGGGCGTGTCTGACGGAGGCTCCGCCCAGGGCCGCGCGGGGCGGCGGCTCccccagcagggggcgctgttcCAGGCGCGCCGGCGCGGGCGCGCGCGGGGCCGGAGGGCGGGGCTGGAGGCGGAGCTACAGCAGCTG GATTTGGGGGCCGAGGCCGCGGCTCCCACCGGGACCGGGCTGGTCAGAGATGGAGGGCACGGCCACGGGCACGGGGACGGACG CCCCCCCGGGGGTCCGGCCCTGCGGGAGCTGTTCCAGCGCTGCGTCCCCGTCCAG TGCCGCCCGGCCAGCGacgaggagctgctgctggtgcacaG CCCCTCGTTCGTGGCGAAGCTGGAGCCCCCCGAGAGCCCCGGCCCGG GCGTGTGGGGTCCCCGCGGGGCCGTGGGGGGCGGCGCTGGCGCTGCTGGAGCCGCTGCTGGGGGGGGGCCCTGCGCAACGGGGGTGGCGCTGATCAG cccccaggacccccaggacccccccccAGCCCGCGGCCGTGGCTGCCAGGGTGGCGCAGAAACAGCTCGGGGTGCAGCG GGTTCTGATCGTGGACTGGAGCCCCCGGCCCGGGCGGAGCCTGGCCCGGATCTTCCAGGAGGACCCCAG TGTTCTGTACTTCGGGGCCCAGCAGGGCCGGGAGCCCCCCCCGAGCGCCGGGGACGGACCCGGAGAGGGATTCAGTGTGGAGCTGCACTGGGAACAG gccaCTGTCACCGATGGCGATTtcgctgctgctgccttcaacATCCTGCTGCCCATCGGCCTGCAG TTCCAGCCCCAGCTCGTCCTGGTCGAGGCTTCgctggaggatttgggg GGtgccctgggggtgtccccagccGGGTTCTCCCTGCTCACCCACCTGCTCTCGGCCCTGGCCCGggggcggctgctgctgctgctgcag GGGGGGCCGGATTTGGGGGCGTCCCCGGGGGGGGTGGGGGCCGTGCTGCGGACCCTGCTGGGGGACCCCGGGGACCCCCTCGGGCCCATCGCCCCCACCCCCAG CGGCCTGGCCAGCATTGCCCGCACGCTGAGCGTCCAGCAGCGCTACtggggctgcctgcagagcttcGGTGA